The proteins below come from a single Parageobacillus thermoglucosidasius genomic window:
- a CDS encoding asparaginase produces MKKVALITTGGTIASKKTEEGKYVSGEMAGEELAQVCHLPDDMKIEVHSLFQLPSMHMTFEHLLILKNKIEEIYQDKTIDGIVVTHGTDTMEETAYFLDLTISDERPIVLTGSQRSPEQQGSDAYTNIRHAVYAACCGDLRGVGTVVVFNERIFVARHVKKVHASNLQGFDVFGYGYLGIIDNDKVYIYQKPIRREMYKIKNEIPEVDIIKCYLGADDKFIKAAIHANVKGIVLEGVGRGQVSPKMMDAIKEAVAKGIKVVITTSAEEGEVYTTYDYLGSAYDLVKHGVILGKDLDSKKARIKLAILLSANEDHLEQKFSL; encoded by the coding sequence ATGAAAAAAGTGGCGCTAATTACGACAGGTGGAACAATAGCAAGCAAAAAAACAGAAGAAGGCAAATATGTTTCAGGGGAAATGGCAGGAGAAGAATTGGCGCAAGTTTGCCATTTGCCTGATGATATGAAAATAGAAGTCCATTCTTTATTCCAATTGCCAAGCATGCATATGACATTTGAACATTTATTAATCTTAAAAAATAAAATTGAGGAGATTTATCAAGATAAAACCATCGATGGCATCGTTGTTACTCATGGAACCGATACCATGGAGGAAACAGCCTATTTTTTAGACTTAACGATTTCAGATGAACGGCCAATTGTGTTAACGGGTTCTCAGCGTTCCCCAGAGCAGCAAGGAAGTGATGCCTATACAAATATTCGCCATGCGGTTTATGCGGCTTGTTGCGGCGATTTACGAGGCGTTGGCACCGTGGTCGTGTTTAATGAGCGCATATTTGTAGCAAGACACGTTAAAAAAGTACATGCTTCGAATTTGCAGGGATTCGATGTTTTTGGATACGGATATTTAGGCATCATCGATAATGACAAAGTCTACATATATCAAAAACCGATTCGCAGAGAAATGTACAAAATAAAAAATGAAATACCGGAAGTAGATATCATTAAATGTTACTTAGGCGCCGATGATAAATTTATCAAAGCGGCGATTCATGCTAATGTTAAAGGGATCGTTTTAGAAGGGGTCGGCAGAGGTCAAGTATCGCCAAAAATGATGGATGCAATCAAAGAAGCTGTTGCAAAAGGAATAAAAGTCGTCATTACAACGAGTGCAGAAGAAGGTGAAGTATATACAACTTATGATTATTTAGGCAGTGCTTATGATCTTGTCAAACATGGAGTGATTTTAGGAAAAGATTTAGATAGCAAAAAGGCAAGGATAAAATTAGCTATCTTACTTTCTGCGAATGAAGATCATTTAGAACAAAAATTTTCTCTCTGA
- a CDS encoding YpdA family putative bacillithiol disulfide reductase → MKEEKIIIVGGGPCGLAAAIALQDVGYRPLVIEKENIVNSIYHFPTHQTFFSTSDRLEIGGVPFITENRKPKRNQALAYYREVVTRKQVRVQTFEKVEQVEKQDDGTFLVQTTKGQYRAEYVIVATGYYDNPNYMNIPGEHLPKVTHYFKEAHPYYNTDCVVIGGKNSSVDAALELVKAGARVTVLYRGSGYSPSIKPWILPEFDSLVRKGIIKMEFNAHVKEITEDAVIYEVGGELKKIKNDFVFAMTGYHPDHEFLKKMGVGVDPETGRPLYDPETMETNVRGIFIAGVIAAGNDANEIFIENGRFHGEQIAACIAKREKEKKQ, encoded by the coding sequence ATGAAAGAAGAAAAGATCATTATTGTTGGCGGTGGCCCCTGCGGGCTTGCTGCGGCCATTGCTTTGCAAGATGTCGGTTATCGTCCGTTAGTAATAGAGAAAGAAAATATCGTTAATTCGATTTATCATTTTCCGACTCATCAAACGTTTTTTAGCACAAGCGACCGCCTTGAAATTGGCGGTGTTCCGTTTATTACGGAAAATCGGAAGCCAAAGCGGAACCAGGCGCTCGCCTATTACCGGGAGGTTGTCACGCGAAAGCAAGTGCGCGTGCAGACATTTGAAAAAGTGGAACAAGTGGAAAAGCAAGATGACGGAACATTTCTCGTGCAGACGACAAAAGGGCAATACCGCGCCGAATATGTTATTGTTGCCACCGGATATTATGACAACCCGAACTATATGAACATACCGGGGGAACATTTGCCGAAAGTGACACACTATTTTAAAGAAGCGCATCCGTATTACAATACGGATTGCGTCGTCATCGGCGGCAAAAACTCCAGCGTGGACGCGGCGCTGGAACTCGTCAAGGCAGGCGCGCGAGTCACGGTATTGTACCGGGGAAGCGGATATTCGCCAAGCATCAAGCCATGGATTTTGCCAGAATTTGATTCTCTCGTTCGCAAAGGAATAATTAAAATGGAGTTTAACGCCCATGTTAAAGAGATAACGGAGGATGCCGTCATTTATGAAGTGGGAGGCGAACTCAAAAAAATTAAAAACGATTTTGTGTTCGCCATGACCGGATACCATCCTGACCATGAATTTTTAAAAAAGATGGGAGTCGGCGTCGATCCAGAAACAGGCCGGCCACTTTATGATCCGGAAACGATGGAAACGAATGTGCGCGGCATTTTTATCGCGGGCGTTATTGCGGCCGGAAATGATGCGAATGAAATTTTTATTGAAAACGGCCGCTTTCATGGCGAGCAAATTGCCGCTTGCATTGCCAAACGGGAAAAAGAGAAAAAACAATAA
- a CDS encoding Glu/Leu/Phe/Val family dehydrogenase has product MVADKHTNEENLEEKDEKYDVLTATQIVIHRALEKLGYPEEVYELLKEPIRMLTVRIPVRMDDGTVKIFTGYRAQHNDAVGPTKGGVRFHPNVTEREVKALSIWMSLKCGIVDLPYGGGKGGIVCDPRTMSFRELERLSRGYVRAISQIVGPTKDIPAPDVFTNSQIMAWMMDEYSRIDEFNSPGFITGKPLVLGGSHGRETATAKGVTICIREAAKKRGIDLKGARVVIQGFGNAGSFLAKFMHDAGAKVIGISDVYGALYDPDGLDIDYLLERRDSFGTVTKLFKNTISNKELLELDCDILVPAAIENQITKENAPNIKASIVVEAANGPTTLEATEILTKRGILLVPDVLASAGGVTVSYFEWVQNNQGYYWTEEEVEERLEKVMVKAFNNVYEMAQTRRVDMRLAAYMVGVRKMAEACRFRGWV; this is encoded by the coding sequence ATGGTAGCCGACAAGCATACCAACGAAGAAAATCTGGAAGAAAAAGATGAAAAATATGACGTATTAACGGCGACGCAAATCGTTATACATAGAGCATTAGAAAAACTTGGATATCCAGAAGAAGTATATGAGCTGCTCAAAGAGCCGATTCGCATGTTGACGGTGAGAATTCCTGTACGCATGGACGACGGTACTGTGAAAATTTTTACCGGCTACCGTGCCCAGCATAATGATGCCGTCGGTCCAACAAAGGGTGGCGTCCGTTTCCATCCAAACGTGACAGAACGCGAAGTGAAAGCGTTATCTATTTGGATGAGCCTTAAATGCGGGATCGTCGATTTGCCATATGGCGGGGGAAAAGGCGGAATCGTCTGCGATCCGCGCACGATGTCATTCCGCGAATTAGAGCGGTTAAGCCGCGGCTATGTCCGCGCGATCAGCCAAATCGTCGGCCCGACAAAAGACATTCCTGCGCCAGATGTCTTTACGAACTCGCAAATTATGGCATGGATGATGGACGAGTATAGCCGCATTGACGAGTTTAATTCCCCTGGATTCATTACAGGAAAGCCGTTGGTGCTTGGCGGATCGCATGGCCGTGAAACCGCGACGGCAAAAGGGGTTACCATTTGCATTCGCGAAGCGGCGAAAAAGCGTGGAATCGATTTGAAAGGCGCCCGCGTGGTTATCCAAGGATTTGGAAACGCAGGAAGCTTTTTAGCAAAATTTATGCACGATGCTGGTGCGAAAGTCATCGGCATTTCCGACGTATACGGGGCGCTTTACGACCCGGACGGTTTAGATATCGACTATTTGCTGGAGCGCCGGGACAGCTTTGGCACAGTGACAAAATTGTTCAAAAACACGATTTCAAATAAAGAATTGCTGGAGCTTGATTGCGATATTTTAGTGCCGGCAGCGATTGAAAATCAAATTACGAAAGAAAATGCGCCAAATATAAAAGCAAGCATTGTCGTGGAAGCAGCTAACGGCCCGACGACGCTAGAAGCGACAGAAATTTTAACGAAGCGCGGCATTTTGCTTGTTCCGGACGTATTAGCGAGCGCCGGCGGTGTGACGGTATCCTATTTTGAATGGGTGCAAAACAACCAAGGGTATTATTGGACGGAGGAAGAAGTGGAAGAGCGCTTGGAAAAAGTTATGGTCAAAGCGTTTAATAACGTATATGAAATGGCGCAAACACGCCGCGTCGACATGAGGCTGGCCGCTTATATGGTCGGTGTTCGCAAAATGGCGGAAGCGTGCCGTTTCCGCGGCTGGGTATAA
- a CDS encoding genetic competence negative regulator, producing the protein MRLERLTHNKIKIFLTFDDLMDRGLTKEDLWKDTFKVHQLFRDMIEEASEELGFEVNGSIAVEVYSLPAQGMVVIVTSEGEYDDTEEEFADDYIEMQVTLDESDDIFYEFQTFEDVIQLAHRLYAIGCLDGTLYSYQNRFYLHVADEPPIPLDNFVALLAEFASPSTITIHRVQEYGKKLIENRAIEQLVRYFPAR; encoded by the coding sequence ATGCGTCTTGAGCGCTTAACCCACAATAAAATTAAAATTTTCCTTACGTTTGACGATCTAATGGATCGTGGTTTAACGAAAGAAGATTTATGGAAAGATACGTTTAAAGTTCATCAATTGTTTCGCGACATGATTGAAGAGGCAAGCGAGGAGCTCGGCTTTGAAGTAAACGGGTCGATCGCGGTGGAAGTATACTCTTTACCGGCACAGGGAATGGTTGTTATCGTAACAAGTGAGGGCGAATATGACGACACGGAGGAAGAGTTCGCAGACGATTATATTGAGATGCAAGTAACGCTCGATGAGAGCGATGACATATTTTACGAATTTCAGACGTTTGAAGATGTCATTCAACTTGCTCATCGTCTTTACGCAATCGGCTGCTTGGACGGAACTCTCTACTCCTATCAAAACCGCTTTTACTTGCATGTCGCTGATGAACCGCCGATTCCGCTCGATAATTTTGTCGCTTTGTTAGCGGAATTTGCCAGCCCTTCCACGATAACGATACATCGTGTGCAAGAATATGGAAAAAAGCTCATTGAGAATCGCGCAATTGAACAACTTGTTCGCTATTTTCCAGCTCGTTAA
- a CDS encoding metallophosphoesterase yields MLGWIVIFVLFCLLAYMWWEAHRNRVVRIELSFPQFPDSFRAFSIFFISDLHRRTLAAKIVEEIKGKADIVLVGGDLTEKGVPAARVKENIRRLKMIGPVYFIWGNNDYEVEYDLRSLLIEEGVHILENRAVVLQSANGEKLALIGVGDVSKRKARLEEALREVDEHSFRILASHNPKIVQRLRPEHRISLVVSGHTHGGQIRFLSFGLYDKGGLKNINGTAVYVSNGYGTTNIPLRLGAPAETNLITIRSSEENGEKMLV; encoded by the coding sequence ATGTTGGGTTGGATCGTCATTTTTGTTCTTTTTTGCTTATTGGCCTATATGTGGTGGGAAGCGCATCGAAACCGCGTTGTTCGCATTGAATTGTCATTTCCCCAGTTTCCAGACAGTTTTCGGGCGTTTTCCATTTTTTTTATTTCTGATCTTCACAGAAGGACATTGGCAGCAAAAATTGTTGAAGAAATAAAAGGGAAGGCGGACATTGTGCTAGTTGGCGGGGACCTTACAGAAAAAGGGGTGCCCGCCGCACGTGTTAAGGAAAACATCCGGCGTTTAAAAATGATCGGACCGGTTTATTTTATTTGGGGGAATAATGATTATGAAGTGGAATATGATTTGCGCTCACTTTTGATTGAGGAAGGGGTGCACATATTGGAAAACCGCGCTGTTGTGCTACAATCTGCTAATGGGGAAAAGCTTGCGCTCATCGGGGTTGGAGATGTGAGCAAACGGAAGGCAAGGTTGGAAGAAGCGCTTCGAGAAGTAGATGAGCACTCCTTCCGCATTCTCGCTTCGCATAATCCGAAAATCGTCCAGCGCCTTCGCCCCGAGCACCGCATTTCCCTTGTCGTCAGCGGGCATACACATGGAGGGCAAATTCGCTTTTTGTCGTTCGGGCTGTATGACAAAGGCGGTTTAAAGAATATAAACGGGACAGCTGTTTACGTCAGCAACGGGTACGGGACGACGAACATTCCGCTCCGGCTTGGGGCTCCTGCGGAAACGAATTTGATAACGATTCGTTCATCTGAAGAAAATGGAGAAAAAATGCTTGTCTAA
- a CDS encoding spore coat associated protein CotJA — protein sequence MFTTRKQYKPYVSPFDPCPPIRSKTYVTAPNQYVGFQPPNLPQFPLHEAFKKGTLWKIFYDPYYGPYEVKFQGDQQ from the coding sequence ATGTTTACGACACGGAAGCAATATAAACCTTATGTAAGTCCGTTTGACCCTTGTCCGCCGATTCGCAGCAAAACATATGTCACCGCGCCGAACCAGTATGTCGGCTTTCAGCCGCCAAACTTGCCGCAATTTCCATTGCATGAAGCGTTTAAAAAAGGAACTCTTTGGAAAATTTTTTATGATCCATATTATGGTCCGTATGAAGTGAAATTCCAAGGTGATCAGCAATGA
- a CDS encoding spore coat protein CotJB translates to MKQVPKEYYELLEQIQTVDFALVELTLYLDTHPADYQAIQQFNQLSQRRKHLKKQFESAYGPLQQFGNSYSNYPWNWNDAPWPWQI, encoded by the coding sequence ATGAAACAGGTGCCGAAAGAATATTATGAGCTTTTGGAACAGATCCAAACGGTTGATTTTGCCCTCGTCGAACTCACGTTATACCTCGACACCCATCCCGCCGACTATCAAGCCATCCAACAATTTAACCAGCTCTCCCAAAGACGGAAACATTTAAAAAAACAATTTGAATCCGCCTATGGACCGCTCCAGCAATTCGGAAACAGCTATTCCAACTATCCATGGAACTGGAACGATGCGCCTTGGCCTTGGCAAATATAA
- a CDS encoding manganese catalase family protein, which translates to MWIYEKKLQYPVRVSTCNPKLAKYLIEQYGGADGELAAALRYLNQRYTIPDKVIGLLTDIGTEELAHLEMIATMVYKLTKDATPEQLKEAGLDAHYVNHDRALFYHNAAGAPFTATYIQAKGDPIADLYEDIAAEEKARATYQWIINMSDDPDLNDGLRFLREREIIHAQRFREAVEMLKEERDQKKFF; encoded by the coding sequence ATGTGGATTTATGAAAAAAAGTTGCAATATCCCGTCCGCGTCAGCACATGCAATCCGAAATTAGCGAAATACTTAATTGAACAATATGGCGGGGCAGACGGAGAACTCGCCGCTGCGCTCCGTTATTTGAACCAGCGCTACACCATTCCTGACAAAGTAATCGGCCTGCTTACAGATATCGGAACAGAAGAATTAGCGCATTTGGAAATGATCGCGACAATGGTATACAAATTAACGAAAGATGCGACTCCAGAGCAATTGAAAGAAGCGGGGCTGGATGCGCATTACGTTAATCATGATCGCGCTTTATTTTATCATAACGCCGCCGGCGCCCCATTTACAGCGACATACATTCAGGCGAAAGGAGACCCGATTGCCGATTTGTACGAAGATATTGCAGCAGAGGAAAAAGCGCGGGCAACATACCAATGGATTATTAACATGAGCGATGATCCTGACTTAAACGACGGACTCCGTTTTTTGCGTGAACGGGAAATCATTCACGCCCAGCGTTTTCGCGAGGCCGTCGAAATGTTAAAAGAAGAGCGCGACCAGAAAAAATTTTTCTGA
- a CDS encoding YpbF family protein, which translates to MSKGFFEDLHIDEVTKQMLLGVIEKKQEWERLKKHSLILQLVAFGGFTAFFIYVLLGLLIPSGTWTAFVQAFFGKTAHLYMLLLLLTSYWIALHNKRKCDKAEEEFHSLRCEIIQKSADLWKEEQQWKERHKLFERMKKEYDINLYYENS; encoded by the coding sequence GTGAGCAAAGGTTTTTTTGAAGATCTTCACATAGATGAAGTAACGAAACAAATGCTGCTTGGGGTAATTGAAAAAAAGCAAGAATGGGAACGGTTAAAGAAGCATTCGCTTATTTTACAACTTGTTGCTTTTGGCGGATTTACGGCGTTTTTCATCTATGTTTTATTGGGCTTGCTTATCCCAAGCGGCACATGGACGGCATTTGTTCAGGCGTTTTTTGGAAAAACAGCGCATTTGTATATGTTATTATTGTTGTTAACATCGTACTGGATCGCTTTACATAACAAACGAAAATGCGACAAAGCCGAAGAAGAATTTCACTCGCTTCGCTGCGAAATCATTCAAAAAAGCGCCGATTTATGGAAAGAAGAACAGCAATGGAAAGAAAGGCATAAATTGTTTGAGCGGATGAAAAAGGAGTACGACATTAACTTGTATTACGAAAATAGCTGA
- a CDS encoding LysM peptidoglycan-binding domain-containing protein, with protein MSQHEQAEEVWRGSAEQKQEDVLSLPSRREVHKQKKAKKRAKWKLKYPLIRLLVLFFISLPFLIFIYYTNNDSKTVTVVTRSETGSYEQIDIVPAEEKPVAPLSGSNRQKKDRPQSGEQKENGASDKQPQKPKMIMHTVQENETLYSIAIKYYQSDKGMEIIKKWNHLESMQLHKGQVLQIPMVDVEK; from the coding sequence GTGAGTCAGCACGAACAAGCAGAGGAAGTATGGCGAGGGTCAGCGGAACAAAAACAGGAGGACGTTCTGTCGCTGCCGTCGCGCAGAGAGGTGCATAAACAAAAGAAGGCGAAAAAGCGGGCGAAATGGAAGTTAAAATATCCGCTTATCCGTTTATTGGTGCTGTTTTTTATTTCTCTTCCGTTTTTAATATTCATTTATTATACGAATAATGATTCCAAGACAGTGACTGTTGTCACGCGCAGCGAGACGGGCAGCTACGAACAAATTGATATTGTTCCTGCCGAGGAAAAACCTGTGGCGCCGTTAAGCGGATCTAACAGGCAGAAAAAAGACCGTCCTCAGTCAGGCGAGCAAAAAGAAAACGGTGCTTCAGACAAGCAGCCACAAAAGCCAAAAATGATTATGCATACAGTGCAAGAAAATGAAACACTATACAGTATCGCGATAAAATATTATCAAAGTGATAAAGGAATGGAAATTATCAAAAAATGGAACCATTTGGAAAGTATGCAGCTTCATAAAGGACAAGTGCTGCAGATTCCAATGGTGGATGTGGAAAAATAG
- a CDS encoding CPBP family intramembrane glutamic endopeptidase — MRRQSEQIRMMSDREVLIHLYVTQLLLIIMSAIAGFFLFDLAAFRKIWHFDAATVLMFGGGSAVIVLSIDFLSIRYLPEHWYDDGGINEKIFENRSIPHIFFLCLLIAFSEELLFRGVIQTHFGLFVASTVFALLHVRYLEKLFLFAMVVLLSFFLGYIYELTNSLWVTIFAHFLIDFVLAVDIRLNYIRNMKQKDGGDRV; from the coding sequence ATGAGGCGGCAAAGTGAACAAATCCGCATGATGAGCGACCGTGAAGTGCTCATTCATTTATACGTTACCCAATTATTGTTAATTATCATGTCCGCTATCGCCGGGTTTTTCCTTTTTGATCTTGCGGCATTCCGGAAAATTTGGCATTTTGACGCCGCGACAGTGCTGATGTTTGGCGGAGGAAGTGCTGTTATTGTCTTATCCATCGATTTTTTGTCAATACGTTATTTGCCGGAGCATTGGTATGATGATGGGGGAATTAATGAAAAAATATTTGAAAACCGGTCAATTCCGCATATCTTTTTTTTATGTTTATTGATCGCATTTAGTGAAGAGCTGCTGTTCCGCGGAGTTATCCAGACGCATTTTGGCTTGTTTGTCGCCAGCACCGTGTTTGCTTTGTTGCACGTGCGCTATTTGGAAAAGCTGTTTTTATTTGCGATGGTCGTTTTGTTAAGCTTTTTTCTTGGGTACATTTACGAATTGACAAACAGCCTTTGGGTGACGATTTTTGCCCATTTTCTTATCGATTTTGTTTTGGCGGTCGATATTCGCCTTAATTATATTCGCAACATGAAACAAAAGGACGGGGGCGATCGTGTGTGA
- a CDS encoding RecQ family ATP-dependent DNA helicase — protein sequence MVTLEQLLYEKFGYSSFRKGQREIIEDILRGYDVLAMLPTGGGKSLCYQLPAYVLKGSVLIISPLVSLMEDQVQQLRQRGEKRVIAFNSFLETEVKRKAIERLHEFRFIYVSPEMLQSEQLLHALMNVRISLFVVDEAHCISQWGYDFRPDFLKLGEIRKRLGSPTCLALTATAPPEVTDDIVHILQLQPLRRHIYSVDRPNIAIKVEKTEFVQEKVKKLFDYVKMLQGPGLIYFSSRQWAETAARQLQGEGIERVAYYHGGMDSEQRMLVQQQFLRGQLEIVCCTSAFGMGVNKENIRFVIHFHMPGQMEAYLQEIGRAGRDGNKSIAILLYTHGDEDMVQSLMETELPTDVQVKRLCESLSLYGTAPNSLELQMSECSLTDVQKRILTYFLETEGVASSPRMLTEQEAADLYEKLMKKIESRRQWKRKKLREMIKWVFHRSCRREFIVRAFQQSLTNKPDLCCDQCGFPLDGYLRVEKEKQDFHFHGWQTELKRIFF from the coding sequence GTGGTGACATTAGAGCAGTTGCTTTACGAAAAATTCGGCTATTCCTCTTTTCGAAAAGGGCAGCGGGAAATTATTGAAGACATTTTGCGCGGATATGATGTATTGGCGATGCTGCCAACCGGTGGAGGAAAATCGCTTTGCTATCAGCTTCCCGCATATGTTTTAAAAGGCAGTGTGTTAATTATTTCACCGCTCGTTTCGCTGATGGAAGACCAAGTGCAGCAGCTTCGGCAACGGGGGGAAAAGAGAGTCATCGCTTTTAATAGTTTTTTAGAAACGGAAGTAAAGAGAAAAGCGATCGAGCGGCTGCATGAATTTCGCTTTATTTACGTTTCCCCGGAGATGCTGCAGTCGGAACAGCTGCTTCACGCGCTGATGAATGTCCGCATTTCCTTGTTTGTCGTCGACGAAGCACATTGCATTTCCCAGTGGGGGTACGATTTTCGCCCTGATTTTTTAAAGTTGGGGGAAATCCGCAAGCGCCTCGGCTCTCCGACTTGTTTGGCGCTGACAGCCACTGCGCCGCCGGAGGTGACGGACGATATTGTGCATATTTTGCAGCTTCAGCCGCTGCGCCGGCACATTTACTCTGTTGACAGGCCTAATATCGCGATCAAAGTTGAAAAAACGGAATTTGTTCAAGAAAAAGTTAAAAAGCTGTTTGATTATGTCAAAATGTTGCAAGGCCCGGGGCTAATTTATTTTTCAAGCCGGCAATGGGCAGAAACAGCGGCGCGGCAGCTGCAAGGGGAGGGAATCGAGCGGGTCGCCTACTATCACGGCGGAATGGATTCCGAACAGCGGATGCTCGTCCAGCAGCAATTTTTGCGCGGCCAATTGGAAATTGTTTGCTGTACGAGCGCATTTGGCATGGGAGTGAATAAGGAAAATATTCGTTTTGTTATTCATTTTCATATGCCTGGCCAAATGGAAGCGTATTTGCAAGAAATTGGAAGGGCGGGGCGCGATGGAAACAAGAGCATTGCGATTTTACTGTATACCCATGGCGATGAGGACATGGTACAATCTCTTATGGAAACAGAATTGCCGACAGATGTGCAAGTGAAGCGGTTATGCGAAAGTTTGTCATTATATGGCACGGCACCGAATAGTCTGGAGCTGCAAATGAGCGAATGTTCGTTGACAGACGTACAGAAACGGATTTTGACATATTTTTTGGAAACAGAAGGAGTCGCTTCTTCCCCCCGGATGCTGACGGAACAAGAGGCTGCGGATTTGTATGAAAAACTAATGAAGAAGATCGAATCGCGCAGACAATGGAAGCGAAAAAAGCTGAGAGAAATGATAAAATGGGTTTTTCACCGTTCATGCCGGCGGGAGTTCATCGTTCGCGCTTTCCAGCAATCATTGACGAATAAACCGGATTTATGCTGCGACCAGTGCGGATTTCCGCTTGATGGCTACTTGCGCGTGGAGAAAGAGAAACAGGATTTCCATTTTCATGGCTGGCAAACGGAATTAAAGCGAATTTTCTTTTAA
- a CDS encoding helix-turn-helix domain-containing protein — MNGGYALFLMLFCLHRFNGERSLSAIYHLFSGKKSAQTLQDSKWFQLERFFGTWKEVTLNDIEAFAEQLLENGLISPVQNRSYMLTEAGKTLLHEQMRHAFFPVHVNGWRYHASEKWFWYRLSLLVQTLSNVLHRTRFEPIHRHEETFIWVKRYLLSQRRTARELAQMLYEEIYDILSSVSEEEATVFVLRLTSFERIGWTDEQIASFLQKDPVYVHFQFQNVLHYMMATAEAKRSSVLYEFMRDLSLPIPLTVSTRKTYEWLLRGKSIEEIAQLRRLKRSTIEDHVVEIAANIPQFSIRPFINEKKAEKIMETVRKLRTRKLKVIRDAIADDVSYFEIRLVLAKEGEMW, encoded by the coding sequence ATGAACGGCGGGTATGCGTTGTTTCTGATGTTATTTTGCTTACACCGTTTTAACGGGGAACGGTCTTTATCTGCGATATATCATCTGTTTTCGGGAAAAAAATCGGCACAAACGTTGCAAGACAGCAAATGGTTTCAGTTGGAACGTTTTTTTGGAACATGGAAAGAAGTCACGTTAAACGATATCGAGGCATTCGCCGAACAATTGCTGGAAAACGGTTTGATTTCCCCTGTGCAAAACCGCTCCTATATGTTGACAGAAGCAGGAAAAACGCTGCTTCATGAACAGATGCGCCACGCGTTTTTTCCTGTTCATGTCAACGGATGGCGGTATCATGCATCGGAAAAATGGTTTTGGTACCGTCTGTCTTTGCTTGTCCAAACGTTATCCAACGTGCTTCACCGCACCCGTTTTGAACCGATTCATCGCCATGAGGAAACATTCATCTGGGTGAAGCGTTATTTATTATCGCAAAGAAGAACGGCGCGGGAATTGGCGCAAATGCTCTATGAAGAAATATACGACATTCTTTCTTCCGTGTCGGAAGAAGAAGCAACGGTGTTTGTGTTGCGCTTGACGAGTTTTGAGCGCATCGGCTGGACCGATGAGCAAATTGCTTCATTCTTGCAAAAAGACCCGGTATACGTTCACTTTCAATTTCAAAACGTGCTGCATTATATGATGGCCACAGCGGAAGCAAAACGGTCCTCCGTTTTGTATGAATTCATGCGCGATTTGTCATTGCCTATACCATTGACGGTTTCGACGCGAAAAACGTATGAATGGCTTTTGCGCGGAAAGTCGATTGAAGAAATCGCCCAGCTGCGCCGCTTAAAAAGAAGCACCATTGAAGACCATGTGGTGGAGATTGCGGCAAATATTCCGCAATTTTCCATTCGCCCGTTTATCAATGAGAAGAAGGCGGAGAAAATTATGGAAACGGTGCGAAAGTTGCGGACGAGAAAATTAAAAGTGATTCGCGATGCGATCGCTGACGATGTTAGCTACTTTGAAATCCGCCTCGTGTTGGCAAAGGAAGGGGAAATGTGGTGA
- a CDS encoding ferredoxin, which produces MPKYTIVDKETCIACGACGAAAPDIYDYDEDGIAYVTLDDNQGIVEVPEILIDDMMDAYEGCPTESIKVADEPFDGDPNKFD; this is translated from the coding sequence ATGCCAAAATATACGATTGTTGATAAAGAAACATGTATTGCCTGTGGTGCATGTGGTGCGGCGGCACCGGATATTTATGACTACGACGAGGATGGCATCGCATACGTAACGCTTGACGACAATCAAGGAATCGTGGAAGTGCCGGAAATTCTTATTGATGATATGATGGACGCATACGAAGGATGCCCTACAGAATCCATCAAAGTCGCAGACGAGCCGTTTGACGGCGATCCAAATAAATTTGATTGA